ATTGAAGTTCTTCCTGTAGGTAAAAAAGTATATGATGCTGTAAGAAGAAATCGTTCAGTATATGCTAATGGAAGTTCTGTTTATGATAATTTGAACTTTGATGCAGTTGCTCATATTACAGAAGGTGTAATGACCAGCTTCAAAGAAGGTAAATTTGACGAAGTTTACGTTATTTATAACAAATTCGTTAATGCTGCCACTCAGGAAGTAACTACAGAACAGCTTCTTCCAATCTCAATGCCTGAAACTACAGAGCCACAGGTTGAAACAGATTATATCTTTGAACCTAATAGAGCTGAGATCCTGGATAATTTGATTCCAAAATCAATTAAAACTCAGGTTTTCAAAGCGATCTTAGATTCAGTAGCATCTGAGCACGGAGCGAGAATGACTGCAATGCACAAAGCAACAGACAACGCAGAAGCGCTTAGAAATGATCTTAAGATCTTCTACAACAAAGCAAGACAGGCTGCAATTACCAACGAAATCTTGGAAATTGTTTCCGGAGCAGAAGCTTTGAAAAATTCGTAAAGAATTATTTTAACATACAATCAAAAGCATCGATTTATCGGTGCTTTTTTTATTTCAAAAGGGTTGAAACTGTGATTAAGTATCCAAAATTCATTCTTTTGCACAGAAATGAATGTCTTTATCCAATTATTTTTTTTATTCTAAAATAGATAGGTTTTAAGAAGTCAAATTTTTGTTTAAAAATTACCTTATTGAAATAATCTATCCAGGATTCAGGTTATTTTTATTTTGCATATCTTTGTACCTAATAAAATTTATACAACTTCTAAATGGACTCGGACATAGTCAGGCTTTTGCTGGCCTTATTTCTTGTTTTACTAAATGGCTTCTTCGTAGCCGCAGAATTTTCAATTGTTAAAGTTCGTTACTCACAAATCCAAATAAAAGCCGCAGAAGGCGATTCTATGGCTAAGCAGGCAGAACACATTATCAAGCACCTTGATGAATATCTTTCCGCTACACAATTAGGTATTACGTTGGCATCACTTGCCCTTGGATGGGTAGGAGAAAGCGCACTGCACCATATTTTTGAAAATATGTTCACGTCTTTGAACATTGATTTGACTCAGACAACAATTACTACCATTTCGGTAGCGACCAGTTTTGTACTGATTACTGTTATGCACATTGTATTTGGTGAACTTATTCCTAAATCGATAGCCATCAGGAAATCGGAAGCAACCACTATGGCAACAGCAGTTCCATTAAGGGCTTTTTATACTGTTTTCAAACCGTTTATCTGGTTAATGAATCTTATGTCAAACGGTTTCTTAAGACTGATCAAAATTCACCCGGCTTCAGAGCAGGAAATTCACTCTACAGAAGAACTTCAGCTTTTGGTAAAACAAAGTGCTGACAGTGGTGAAATTGAAGAAGAAAACTATGAGATCATTAAAAATGCTTTTGATTTTACAGATCACTCTGCGAAACAAATCATGGTTCCAAGACAAAATATTACTTCCATCGACTTCGAAGAAGATGTGAATGATATTATTAATAAAATTATGGATAGTGGATATTCCCGTATCCCTGTATATATCGATTCTATTGACAATGTGATCGGAATTTTCTACACCAAGGAAATTATAAGAGAATTTGTTAAAAGAAAAGGAGATTTGGATCATGAAGATCTTAAAGACTTAATGCGTGACGCCTTTTTCGTGGTGGAAAGTAAAAAAGTTTCAGACTTATTGAAAACTTTCCAATTGAAAAAACAGCATATTGCTATCGTTATTGATGAATTTGGAGGAACTGAAGGAATTATTACCCTGGAAGATATTCTTGAAGAGCTTGTAGGGGAAATTCAGGATGAAGAAGATGACGAGGAAAAGATCGTTGACAAAATAGCGGATAATACCTATTGGGTACAAGCGACTCAGCCTTTGGATGAGATCAATGAATTTTTACCTAAGAAGCTTCCTCTTTCAGAAGAAAGCGAATACAACTCATTGGCTGGGTTTATTCTTTATGAACTGGAAGAAATTCCTGAAGAAAACCAGGAATTTAATTTGGACGATTATCACTTCAAAATCCTGAAAATGAATAATAAGAGTGTGGAACTTGTTGAATTGATATACCAGGAACCCAATGCTATTGATAGTTTAGCAGAAAAAATTGGTGAAGTTTAAAACAACTAAGAATGAATTTTTATAATAGCATAAAAGACTATGAAAATCCAAAACGTCAATATGAGGAAGAAGTCCTCGTTCTGGATGATACGGATGAAGTCTATAAACTTGTATTGCATAATGATGATATTCACACCTTCGATTATGTAATAGATAGCCTGATTGAAATATGCAAACATACTTTGGAACAGGCAGAACAATGTACAATTCTTGTTCATTATAAGGGCAAATGTACCGTAAAAACAGGCTCATTGGATATTTTGAAGCCTATGCACGAAAAATTACTTTCACGCGAATTAACAAGTGAAATCGTATAAAATAAAAACCGACAAGTCAATTGTCGGTTTTTTTATTGAATTTAGGGGTGAAAATCGAGTAATAACAATACATCACAAAGAATGACGACATTCCGGGAAATCTTTTAATCTTTAAATGCTTTAATCTTTTAATTTCTCAATATTCTTGCATTGCCACATTTTATCTAAAATAGTATATTTGTACCAACTATAAAGAAACAAAAAACAATGCTTGTAATAGGAATTGCCGGTGGAACAGGATCTGGCAAAACTACAGTTGTTGATAAGATACTTCAGCAGCTTGATATCGAAGGAATGAATATCCTTTCTCAGGATAATTATTATCACGACAACCAAGGTCTTACATTGACAGAAAGAGAGGCTTTAAATTATGACCATCCGAAGTCAATAGATTTTGAACTATTGATAAAACACGTAAAAGCTTTAAAAAATAACGAGCCGATAGAACAGCCGATTTATAGCTTTGTAACGCATTCCAGAACAGGAGATCACGTAACTGTAGAACCTAAGAATGTATTGGTAGTAGAAGGAATTTTGGTTCTTACCAATAAAGAATTACTCAAAGAATTTGACTTGAAAGTTTTTGTTCATGCAGATTCTGATGAAAGGCTTATAAGGAGGATCAGGAGAGACACCCAGGAAAGAGGAAGAGATCTGAGCGAAGTATTACACCGTTATCAGACTACTTTAAAACCAATGCACCAGGAATTCATTGAGCCCTCTAAAAATGATGCCGATCTTATTATCCCTAATATGAAGCAGAATTCCGTAGCGATTGATTTTTTAACTACTGTTATTAAGAACTCGTTGAAAAAACATTAAAAAAAATGGAAGAAAACAACCTTATCAAAGACATTCAGCCGAAATCTGAAACATTCAAACTTATCCAGAAATATGTATTGAATAAGTATACCATTACGATCTGTCTGTTTTTGGTATGGATGATTTTCTTCGACAAAACCTCATTTCTCGTAATTAATGAACTGAATGGTGAGATTCATAAATATGAAGATCAGCTGGAGTATTACAAAAAAGAATACGAAAAGAATGATGCTTTCTATAAAAAACTGATGAACAACAAATCAGAAAAAGAAAAATACGCGAGAGAAAATTATTTTATGAAGAAACCGAATGAAGAAATCTTCATTTTGGTGGTAGACAGTACAAAAGTCGCTAAGAAATAAAAGAATGGTAAAAGTGTCTATGGTGAATGGTCAATTGGAGGTGTTTGATGGGAGACTATTCACTTGTGAAGCAAAATTAACCATTGACAATTCACAATTTAAACAAAACTAATGTCAAATACAGCTACACTTCCAAACTGGGAAAATTTAGTAAAAAAGCAACTTAAAACAGAGGATATTTATCCTATTCTGGAAAAACAAAATCTGGAAGGAATAGAAGTAAGACCTTTCTATACAGAGGTTAAAAAACCTTTGGTAAACCTGCCGAGAGTTGAAGAAAGTACCCATTTGGTAGCCAGATACCATGAAAGTCTGGAAGAAGAAGTATTTGCATTTCTCATTGATCAGAATGTAGAACATTTGGCAGAGAAAACCATTTTTGTCAACAATAAAGATCTTGCAGGACATATTAGTCCACAGGAAGAAGATCAATATTTTTCTTTGATTGATGTTTTTAATGAAAAAGAAGCAACTATTGACGATCAGCTGACAAAAGAATTACTGGCAAAAGGATTCAAAAGAAGTATTTGTGTAGATATCTCGTTGCATCAGAATGCAGGAGCGGCCATCTATCAGCAATTAGGGATTGCTTTAGCCAAAACAAAAGAACTGGTAGAAGTATATGGAGCTGAAATTCTCAACCAATTAATCTTCAAAATTGCTGTAGGAGGGAATTATTTCTTCGAAATGGCAAAATTAAGAGCCTTTAAAATGGTTTTTAACCAGTTTTCCAAAGAATATGGATTGGATGAAGTTCCTTATATTTTTGCTGAGACCTCTCTTAGAAATAAGGCTGTTTCTGATAACGAAAACAATCTGATCCGCTCTACATTGGAGCTTGCTTCAGCAATGATTGGCGGAGCAGACGCTGTTTTTACAAACAATTATCTTGTTGACAGAAGTACGGATAACTCAGAAGAGATCTCTTTCAAACAACAGATTGTATTGGCGTATGAAAGTATCATCAATGTATTTGAAGATGCTGCTAACGGAAGCTATTATGTTGAAGATATCACTCAACAGATTGCAGACAAGTCATGGGCTTTATTTGTTGAAATGGAAGAAGCAGGAGGCTATCTTGAGCTTTTAAAGCAGGGCGTAGTTCAGAAGAAGATTTATGACCATGCTATTGAAGAACAACAATGGATCGAAGAGGGGAAAATAAAGCTGATCGGAGTTAATTTGTATCCAAAATTAGACGTTAAAAAGTCAATTAATGATCTATATAACGAAAAAGAAATAAAAGCCGTTCGTTGGGCAGAAATGTTTGAATAACACTTAGATATTTCCCACAGATTTCTCAGATAACACAGATTTTAAAGATAAAAACTGTGAAATTTAAACATAATACAAATGAATGAAAATGAGATTAGTTTTTATATCAGAAAATCTATTTTTTCTGTATATAATGAATTGGGACCCGGTCTGTTGGAGAAAGTTTATGAAAAAGTTTTGGCTTATGAACTTGAAAATAATGGCTTAAGTGTTAAAACACAAGTTTCTATTCCAATAAAATTTAAAGATATAATTATTGACTCAAGTTTTATAGCAGATATAATCGTAGAAGATAAGGTAATTATCGAAATAAAATCAATCCCGGAAATAGCTAGTGTTCATCACAAACAACTGCTAACTTATTTAAAATTGACTAATCTTAAATTAGGAATTTTAATCAATTTTAATACAGATTATATTGATAAAAATATTATTCGAAAAATAAACGGAAATATTAACTAAAATCAAAAAAGAATCCGTGTAATTTGTGAGATCTGTGGGAAATATAATATTAAAACAGGACGTTCAAAACTATATCAATGCAAATCTAAAAACAGATCTGCACTCATTGTTATTGAAAAAATCTCCCTTTCCGGAGGTTTCTATGCAGGAGATTGTTCAGCAAATCAAAGGGAAACAAGTAGCAGAGAAAAAGTTTCCATTCCTATTGAAAGAGGGTGTTATCTTTCCTCCACAACTTAATATGGAGCAGTCATCCTCTGAAAAGACCGCTCTTTATAAATCCGAGATTTTAAAAGGCAAAAAATTTATTGATCTAACCAGCGGTTTTGGAATTGATGCCTATTATTTATCCCAAAATTTTGAAGATATAACTTTAATAGAGCAAAATACAGAGCTTTTAAAAATCGTTGAACACAATTGGAATACTCTTGGGAGGAAAGCAAGGTTTATCAATCGGAAACTGGAGGATTTCTTGAATGAAAATCAGGAAAAATTTGATACGATTTATCTGGATCCGGCACGAAGAGATGAGAATAAAAATAAAGTCTTTCTCTTGGAGGATCTTTCTCCAAATATCCTTGAAATTCAGGAAAAATTACTGTCAATATCAGATCAGGTAATCATTAAGCTTTCTCCATTGATTGATTTGAAGTATCTTATTTCTGTTTTGCCCAATATCTTCAGATTTGATATTATCGCACTTAAAAATGATGTAAAAGAGGTTGTAGCTTTCTTATCCTGGGAAAATAAGAATGGAATTATTGGCAACTGTGTGAACCTTGAAAGCGGAGAATTCAGCTTTAGTTTTACTTTTGGGGAAGAAGAAAATGCTCAATCGGAGTATTCAGAACCTGAAAAATTCATTTATATTCCTAATAATACCATTTTAAAAGCAGGGATTTTTAATTTAATTGCTGAAAAATTCAAGGTTAAAAAATTGCATCCCAATACCCATATCTATACATCTTCTGAAAGGATTATAGATTTTCCCGGAAGGATTTTTGAAATGGAAGTTATTGATTCTAAAAAGATTAAAAAGAAAGATCAATATAATCTTATTTCAAAAAACTACCCTTTAAAACCTGATGAAATCAAAAAGAAATACGGATTGAAAGATGGCGGAAATGATTACCTTATTTTTACACAGTCCAAAAAAGGGAAAATTATTTTAAAATCAGTATAAAAATGTTGCCAAAAGAAACAGGATTTCTTAATTTTGGGCAATCAAAAATTAGAGCATGAAATCGCTCGCTATTTAGATATTCAGAATAGAATGAAATAGTGCGGTTCCATATGACATTAAAAAAATAAATTTTACATATGAAAAAATTAGTTATATGTTTAGCGATTGCAACAGTAGCTGTAAGCTGTAAAAAAGTATCGGCTGGTGGAAATAAAGGTACTTTAAAGCTTGAAGAAGGAGTAGAAAGATATTCTGATGACGCTCAGGGCGGAAAAGCTCATGGTACACATGAGGTTGCTGCTGAACACAAAGAAGAAACTGCAAAACCTGAAGCTGCAGCTCCTAAAACAGATAGTACTGCTGTAAAGCCTGCTGAAACAAAAGAAGAGGCTCCAAAAGCTGGACACTAATTAATTAGTATACAATATAAAAATGCTCTGTACCCAACAGGGCATTTTTTATTTTTAAAAATGACTGATGGAGCAATCATTAGGAAATAATCTCTTTCTTTAGAAAATCCTGTGTTTTTACTTGGTCCAGCGGTGCATTTTTTTTAATTTTAACAAAATAAAATTTTACAATGCAAGAGACATTAAATTACATTAACGAAAACAAACAGCGTTTCGTGGATGAATTATTTGAGTTATTGAGAATCCCTTCTATTTCTGCAGATCCAGCATATAAAGATGATGTATTGAAGTGTGCGGATGTGTGCGCAGAATACCTTAGAAATGCAGGAGCAGACCATGTTGAAATATGTGAAACTAAAGGGTACCCTATCGTTTTCGGAGAAAAAATTATAGATACAAACTTGCCAACGGTTTTAGTGTATGGTCACTATGACGTACAGCCGGCAGATCCATTGGAGTTATGGAGAAAACCACCTTTCGAACCTTATATAGAGAAAACTGAACTTCACCCGGACGGAGCAATCTTCGCAAGAGGGGCTGCAGATGATAAAGGACAATTCTTTATGCACCTGAAAGCGTTTGAAGCAATGATGAGAACAAATGCTCTTCCTTGTAACGTTAAATTTATTCTGGAAGGTGAAGAAGAAGTTGGATCTGTAAGTTTAGGGGACTTTGTGAACGAAAACAAAGAAAAACTATCTTGCGATTGTATTTTGATTTCAGATACACATATCTATAGCAATGAGCAGCCAACTGTAACCACAGGATTAAGAGGATTAAGCTATGTAGAAGTAGAAGTAGAGGGACCAAACAGAGATCTGCATTCAGGGCTTTACGGTGGAGCAGTTCCAAACCCGATCCATGTGTTGTCAAGAATGATTGCTAACCTTATCGACGAAGATGGTC
This Chryseobacterium sp. G0162 DNA region includes the following protein-coding sequences:
- a CDS encoding FtsB family cell division protein, with protein sequence MEENNLIKDIQPKSETFKLIQKYVLNKYTITICLFLVWMIFFDKTSFLVINELNGEIHKYEDQLEYYKKEYEKNDAFYKKLMNNKSEKEKYARENYFMKKPNEEIFILVVDSTKVAKK
- a CDS encoding hemolysin family protein, whose protein sequence is MDSDIVRLLLALFLVLLNGFFVAAEFSIVKVRYSQIQIKAAEGDSMAKQAEHIIKHLDEYLSATQLGITLASLALGWVGESALHHIFENMFTSLNIDLTQTTITTISVATSFVLITVMHIVFGELIPKSIAIRKSEATTMATAVPLRAFYTVFKPFIWLMNLMSNGFLRLIKIHPASEQEIHSTEELQLLVKQSADSGEIEEENYEIIKNAFDFTDHSAKQIMVPRQNITSIDFEEDVNDIINKIMDSGYSRIPVYIDSIDNVIGIFYTKEIIREFVKRKGDLDHEDLKDLMRDAFFVVESKKVSDLLKTFQLKKQHIAIVIDEFGGTEGIITLEDILEELVGEIQDEEDDEEKIVDKIADNTYWVQATQPLDEINEFLPKKLPLSEESEYNSLAGFILYELEEIPEENQEFNLDDYHFKILKMNNKSVELVELIYQEPNAIDSLAEKIGEV
- a CDS encoding dipeptidase, producing MQETLNYINENKQRFVDELFELLRIPSISADPAYKDDVLKCADVCAEYLRNAGADHVEICETKGYPIVFGEKIIDTNLPTVLVYGHYDVQPADPLELWRKPPFEPYIEKTELHPDGAIFARGAADDKGQFFMHLKAFEAMMRTNALPCNVKFILEGEEEVGSVSLGDFVNENKEKLSCDCILISDTHIYSNEQPTVTTGLRGLSYVEVEVEGPNRDLHSGLYGGAVPNPIHVLSRMIANLIDEDGHITIDGFYDNVEIVSDADRTEMNKLKDNPEEFKKSIGLSNIEGEKGYTTLERASIRPTLDCNGIWGGYTGEGAKTVIPSKAFAKISMRLVPYQTPEEITEKFTKYFEKIAPDTVKVKVTPHHGGMPYVLQSDTKEFLAAKKAMETAFGKEVLPYRSGGSIPITSMFEKVLGAKSVLMGFGLDSDAIHSPNEHYGLFNFYKGIESIPLFFENYSK
- a CDS encoding methylmalonyl-CoA mutase family protein yields the protein MSNTATLPNWENLVKKQLKTEDIYPILEKQNLEGIEVRPFYTEVKKPLVNLPRVEESTHLVARYHESLEEEVFAFLIDQNVEHLAEKTIFVNNKDLAGHISPQEEDQYFSLIDVFNEKEATIDDQLTKELLAKGFKRSICVDISLHQNAGAAIYQQLGIALAKTKELVEVYGAEILNQLIFKIAVGGNYFFEMAKLRAFKMVFNQFSKEYGLDEVPYIFAETSLRNKAVSDNENNLIRSTLELASAMIGGADAVFTNNYLVDRSTDNSEEISFKQQIVLAYESIINVFEDAANGSYYVEDITQQIADKSWALFVEMEEAGGYLELLKQGVVQKKIYDHAIEEQQWIEEGKIKLIGVNLYPKLDVKKSINDLYNEKEIKAVRWAEMFE
- a CDS encoding THUMP-like domain-containing protein, producing the protein MGNIILKQDVQNYINANLKTDLHSLLLKKSPFPEVSMQEIVQQIKGKQVAEKKFPFLLKEGVIFPPQLNMEQSSSEKTALYKSEILKGKKFIDLTSGFGIDAYYLSQNFEDITLIEQNTELLKIVEHNWNTLGRKARFINRKLEDFLNENQEKFDTIYLDPARRDENKNKVFLLEDLSPNILEIQEKLLSISDQVIIKLSPLIDLKYLISVLPNIFRFDIIALKNDVKEVVAFLSWENKNGIIGNCVNLESGEFSFSFTFGEEENAQSEYSEPEKFIYIPNNTILKAGIFNLIAEKFKVKKLHPNTHIYTSSERIIDFPGRIFEMEVIDSKKIKKKDQYNLISKNYPLKPDEIKKKYGLKDGGNDYLIFTQSKKGKIILKSV
- the udk gene encoding uridine kinase; this translates as MLVIGIAGGTGSGKTTVVDKILQQLDIEGMNILSQDNYYHDNQGLTLTEREALNYDHPKSIDFELLIKHVKALKNNEPIEQPIYSFVTHSRTGDHVTVEPKNVLVVEGILVLTNKELLKEFDLKVFVHADSDERLIRRIRRDTQERGRDLSEVLHRYQTTLKPMHQEFIEPSKNDADLIIPNMKQNSVAIDFLTTVIKNSLKKH
- the atpG gene encoding ATP synthase F1 subunit gamma; the encoded protein is MANLKEIRGRITSISSTMQITRAMKMVSAAKLKKAQDAIVMLRPYSEKLQELIQNVNSSSDPDQISVYAQKREVKRILFIAVTSNRGLAGAFNSSIVKELNLQFQNNSQYEIEVLPVGKKVYDAVRRNRSVYANGSSVYDNLNFDAVAHITEGVMTSFKEGKFDEVYVIYNKFVNAATQEVTTEQLLPISMPETTEPQVETDYIFEPNRAEILDNLIPKSIKTQVFKAILDSVASEHGARMTAMHKATDNAEALRNDLKIFYNKARQAAITNEILEIVSGAEALKNS
- a CDS encoding ATP-dependent Clp protease adaptor ClpS, with the protein product MNFYNSIKDYENPKRQYEEEVLVLDDTDEVYKLVLHNDDIHTFDYVIDSLIEICKHTLEQAEQCTILVHYKGKCTVKTGSLDILKPMHEKLLSRELTSEIV
- a CDS encoding GxxExxY protein is translated as MNENEISFYIRKSIFSVYNELGPGLLEKVYEKVLAYELENNGLSVKTQVSIPIKFKDIIIDSSFIADIIVEDKVIIEIKSIPEIASVHHKQLLTYLKLTNLKLGILINFNTDYIDKNIIRKINGNIN